ACATACAAGTGGTTAAATAAATAtgggaaaaatttattatggaccACTTTTGGGTGGTGCAAAGTTACACCACCTCCTTTCACAATaacaagtttttttaaaaaaaaatcaaaaacatattttcttaatctttaattaattattaggtAATTTCACAAAATCAAAAACAACCCCAAATCATAATCTCTCCTCTctcattttcatcttctatATCCCAAATTCAGAATTAGATCTGGACCCATTGGCACCAAAACTAACACACCCCACCAAATTTTTCTTTGAATTAAACAAACCCAGAAATCATTCAAGTGGTGGTTTGATACACACCTTCGAATAAGATATGAATGTCTAAAGACCATGTCTGCTGCGGGAGATATACCACCGAGAACCATAGCACCCCCACCAACATCCATTCCACCATAGCACAAAGAGAAACTTATCACCTTTTTATCATTTATTTGATCAATTGATACTAAACCTGTACTCTTAGTTTAATAGAACAAACACTTTAAAAATCGAATTTTTCTACAGTGATCAGGGATTCACAGAACACTTCTCCAACCTCAGTCAAACCATCGCCTCCCTCTTCAACAGAAACCCATCATCTGCATCTTCTCCTCACGAAAACGACAACCGTAACTTTTGACGTGGTGATTGTCGTGGGTTCGACCTTAACCACCGCGTATCCTCTCATATCTGAACCCCAAGCACCGCAACCTCAGATCTGGTTGTTAGGCTCATGAGGCAAGTAGATCGGGTGATTTGAAGATTGGGTTCTAATTCATGAAGGTTGAAGGTAAAAgggagaggaagatgaagaggttGTTGGTGATGAAGAAGCAAAATAGAGGACCCTTTAACGTCTTCGCCTACGGCCTCAGGCCGACAACGGAGCCACCACGAAACCCTAGCCGCCGCCATCTTCAATCCTCGATCTCCGGCGAATCACTCACCATTTGGAGAAACTAACACCACCATTGCACTCCCCTCACcgtccgcaacaaaacccctCAAGAAATTTTTCGTTCCGCTGGCGAGCCTCCGACCTGCAGTTGGCCATATCTCCCTCTTCCGGCCTCAGCTGGCCACGAAACCACAACCACCATGCTCTACACGAAGAAAGGAACAAGACCCTCTACTACTTTTCTTCTCCGGCTACATCGCCGCCACGGGCCGCCGTCCGCCGCCATCTTCTCCGGCCAACCTCTCCGGAAGAATCTGCAGAACTTGTAAACCTTTCTGGGTTGGGATAATTTATCCactaactaatttactaatcaTACTCTAATATtttgattaataaatatgtatttttatttatttttttaaaactggGAAACCTGCAATAGCAAGTCAAAAGGAGAGTGGTGCAACCATGGACCAGAAAAAACTGGTCCATGTTAAACGCCTCCATAAATATGATACCTACTAACCACTGATAACTTTAAAGCTCACAAAAAACAAAAGGAGGAAAGACAGAGTATCTGCTCCCAAAGAGAGATCGAATCTAGACAGTTTGCCTCCCACTAGCAGAGAGGGGGCAATAATTCAATTGTGACCATTCTCCCAAGCTCTCATGGCATCTTGGACTAGAGCTCTTCTTACTGAAGGTGGAGGTTGGAGTAGCCAGTTGGGGGGCAGAAGCCTTCTTTTACAGAGGTCAGCAATATTATGGGCCGTCTCGTTGCACCGCCTGGGAGTCCAGCTGAAGCTCATGAATTGGAGATTCTTGGTCAGTTCCTTGATGTCCATGAGAATATTGTAGATGATCCCAATTCTATTCTTTCCTTTGCAGGCCTCAATTAACATCTGATTGTCTGATTCAAAAATAACATGTGTCCAATGAAGGTTGTGGGCAAGGAGCGCTGCTTCGCGGAGAGCTAAGGCTTCTGCAACCAGAGGGGATGAAGCATTGATGCATTTTGCAGTCCTAGAGAGAGGTTGTCCTTGATCATCCCCTGCGATAACTGCAATACTCTGGCTCTGTCCCTCCCGATCCCACCCTGCATCTGTGTTAATTTTGATTGTATCATGTTGGGGGGGCTTCCAGAAGGTGCTTCTCTGTTCTCTGATTCTTTCACTGTTGAGGTTCAAAATACTCTGTTCTTCATCATTTTTCGTGTTCTGGTACTCTGCGTGGAAAGTTTGTGCCTTCCTCAGAGTGGTCATGGGGTTAAGTTGTGTCCCTTGGTAAATCCAGTCGTTTCTTCCTTTCCATATGTACTAGAGGATGGCACTTAGGTAGGACTTAGGAGAGAGACTGCTGCAAAAGATCTGGATTATCTTGGATGGGGATAAGCTTTCCCAGTAGCCAAACATCAAAACGTGATGTGCAATCAATACTAGGATCCCATTGCAGTTGCGAACCAAACCAAATTGGTCTGGTCCAAGGGC
This is a stretch of genomic DNA from Lotus japonicus ecotype B-129 chromosome 1, LjGifu_v1.2. It encodes these proteins:
- the LOC130723795 gene encoding uncharacterized protein LOC130723795, with product MTTLRKAQTFHAEYQNTKNDEEQSILNLNSERIREQRSTFWKPPQHDTIKINTDAGWDREGQSQSIAVIAGDDQGQPLSRTAKCINASSPLVAEALALREAALLAHNLHWTHVIFESDNQMLIEACKGKNRIGIIYNILMDIKELTKNLQFMSFSWTPRRCNETAHNIADLCKRRLLPPNWLLQPPPSVRRALVQDAMRAWENGHN